AGAAGCGGCTTAAATCAATGGAATGCTGGTGGTAGAGCAAGAGATATCAATGAAATGTATATAAATTATCCAGCCAAGGCAAGAGAAATAAATAAAAACTTCTTTCCACCAAGAGATAAAGAATTTACACTTCAAACACCTACTGGAGAAAATTTACGTGCAAAAATTTGTCAAGATAGTAATAAAGCCTTAATGACAAATCCAAATAAAGCTATCAGCGACTGGCTTTTGAGAAAAGTTTTAAAGCTTAATGAGGGTGAATTAGCGACCTATGAAAGACTGGAAATTTTAGGATTTGATAGTGTTATTGTTTATAAATATGATAACCTTTATAGCATAGATATAATGCCACTTGGTTCATATGAGAAATTTATAAATTTATTTTATAAAACCAGCTAGAAACTAGCTGGTAAATTTACTTCGCTCCGTGCCAAAGTAGGCGGTTTTTGCCTAGTTTTGTGTCGATACTCTCTTTTATAATCTCACAAATATACTCTTTTGAAAGCCCTATGGCCTCCTCTAAGCTCTTGCCCTTTGCAAGGTAGCAAGCAAGCGCTGTCGAGAAAGTGCAACCAGTGCCACTCATCACAAGCGGACTAGCAAGCGGAGTTTTGAAATTTTGCAGTGAACCATCTTTTCTATAAAGCGTATCTATGCTACTATCCTCACTTACATGCTTTTTCACGATGATATCGCAAGGCAGATTTTTAAAATTCCCTCCAAAAAGGACATTTGCCTCGTCTAAATTTGGCGTGGCGACGGTGGCAAGCTTCATTAGCTCTTTTAGCTTCTCTACTGCGCTATCTTTTATGAGTTTGTGGCCGCTCTTTGAGACGCAGACTGGATCAAGCACGATCTTGCACTTTTGAGTGAGCAAAAACTCATGCACCACGTCCATTATCTCCTCGCTAAAGAGCATGCCGATCTTTATGGCATCAAAGCTAAATTCTTCCGCAAGCGTGCAAAGTTCATCTTTAACAAAGCTAGGCTCTAAGCAAACTACGCTTTTTATCGCGTCTGTAGTCTCAGCAACAAGCGAAGTGACCGCCGTTGCGCTGTAACAACTTAACCTAGCGCATG
Above is a window of Campylobacter concisus DNA encoding:
- a CDS encoding hydroxymethylpyrimidine/phosphomethylpyrimidine kinase produces the protein MKKILIIAGSCNSGTAGLQADIKTCARLSCYSATAVTSLVAETTDAIKSVVCLEPSFVKDELCTLAEEFSFDAIKIGMLFSEEIMDVVHEFLLTQKCKIVLDPVCVSKSGHKLIKDSAVEKLKELMKLATVATPNLDEANVLFGGNFKNLPCDIIVKKHVSEDSSIDTLYRKDGSLQNFKTPLASPLVMSGTGCTFSTALACYLAKGKSLEEAIGLSKEYICEIIKESIDTKLGKNRLLWHGAK